A single genomic interval of Desulfovibrio intestinalis harbors:
- a CDS encoding zinc ribbon domain-containing protein, with amino-acid sequence MSNAVYFEQIKQLVELQKVDDAIYTVRQDMERAPSELDSLEQRFNASETQRNYIVDKLTHLQEQQKRLSLEIDDDSARIKKSKNKLMQVENTREYHAMMREMDSMEKVNRSREEEKMTLLEELQFQKDALAEIDLTHTAIQAELEVKRDGLEEKLKKGNAALSELNAKRAHVSKAIPQPVFMRYEFIRERLEHPVIVAVKEGICSGCHISVPPQSFIELQRGQQILSCPNCQRLIFWCEHFSVTDAPQCAPKMQPLTD; translated from the coding sequence ATGAGTAATGCCGTTTACTTTGAACAGATAAAGCAGCTTGTTGAGCTGCAAAAAGTTGATGATGCCATATACACCGTGCGGCAGGACATGGAGCGGGCCCCGAGCGAACTGGATTCGCTTGAACAGCGTTTCAATGCCAGCGAAACACAACGTAACTACATTGTGGACAAACTGACGCATCTGCAGGAGCAGCAGAAGCGCCTTTCGCTTGAAATTGATGATGATAGCGCCCGTATCAAAAAGAGCAAGAACAAGCTCATGCAGGTTGAGAACACGCGTGAATACCATGCCATGATGCGCGAAATGGACAGCATGGAAAAAGTGAACCGCTCCCGTGAGGAAGAGAAAATGACTCTTCTTGAAGAGCTGCAGTTCCAAAAAGACGCGCTGGCCGAAATTGACCTCACCCATACAGCTATTCAAGCCGAGCTTGAAGTCAAGCGTGACGGCCTTGAAGAAAAGCTGAAGAAAGGCAATGCCGCACTTAGCGAACTCAACGCCAAGCGCGCTCATGTCAGCAAGGCCATTCCCCAGCCTGTCTTCATGCGCTATGAATTCATCCGCGAACGGCTTGAGCACCCCGTGATCGTTGCCGTCAAAGAAGGCATCTGCTCCGGCTGCCACATTTCCGTTCCGCCGCAGTCCTTTATTGAACTGCAGCGCGGCCAGCAGATTTTGAGCTGCCCCAACTGTCAGCGCCTCATTTTCTGGTGCGAGCACTTTAGCGTGACTGATGCGCCGCAATGCGCTCCCAAGATGCAGCCGCTGACTGACTAA
- a CDS encoding Nif3-like dinuclear metal center hexameric protein yields MQVAELISTIEEIAPLEAAASWDISGLQVAALRQEVSSVAVCLDPTPQSVRQSLDLGAQFILSHHPLTLKPALPAKLDAYHEVLRLLIRADVPLYAAHTSLDVNPCGPVGWLAADLKLVNLTVLEPVPSTIEGRILGYGLAGDLPQPQTVEHIIRALESILDLSTATLSGPPPAKIHRLAYCTGSGSSLLAAAHKAGAQLFITGDVKYHTALDAEIPLLDVGHHSLEEEMMRRLCHVLQQRCNGLTVHFVPSASPFRTVALS; encoded by the coding sequence ATGCAAGTAGCTGAATTAATTAGTACCATTGAAGAAATAGCCCCTCTGGAAGCTGCAGCATCCTGGGACATTTCTGGCCTTCAGGTGGCGGCCCTGCGGCAAGAGGTCAGCAGCGTAGCTGTGTGCCTTGACCCCACGCCACAATCAGTGAGGCAAAGTCTCGACCTTGGGGCGCAGTTTATTCTGAGCCACCACCCGCTCACGCTCAAGCCTGCCCTGCCTGCGAAGCTTGACGCATACCATGAAGTTTTGCGGCTGCTCATTCGCGCGGATGTGCCCCTGTATGCAGCGCATACATCACTGGATGTCAATCCATGCGGCCCAGTCGGCTGGCTTGCAGCAGATTTGAAGCTCGTCAACCTCACAGTGCTCGAACCCGTGCCCTCAACAATCGAGGGGCGCATACTAGGCTACGGCCTTGCAGGTGATCTTCCGCAGCCACAAACTGTGGAGCACATAATTCGGGCACTTGAAAGCATTCTCGACCTTTCCACAGCGACTCTAAGTGGGCCGCCCCCGGCAAAAATACACCGTCTGGCGTATTGCACCGGTTCCGGTTCATCGCTTCTTGCTGCGGCCCACAAGGCCGGAGCACAGTTGTTTATTACCGGAGATGTAAAATACCACACTGCGCTGGACGCGGAAATACCCCTTCTGGACGTGGGTCACCACAGCCTTGAAGAAGAAATGATGCGCCGCTTGTGCCACGTGCTCCAGCAACGGTGTAATGGCCTCACAGTGCACTTTGTGCCCTCTGCTTCGCCGTTCCGCACCGTTGCCCTGTCATGA
- a CDS encoding nucleoside deaminase, with product MGKENAHANIAKAIEVSNKKFMKKAIELSEKSMRTGGGPFGAVIVKDGQVVGEGMNGVVPLNDPTAHAEVVAIRNACQNLATFDLSGSVIFTSCEPCPMCLSAIWWARIEKIYFCNTRDDAAAAGFDDAAIYCEISKSLPERTLPIEQLSCEGACKAFRDWLGSEKKVAY from the coding sequence ATGGGCAAAGAAAACGCTCACGCAAACATTGCAAAGGCAATAGAAGTGTCGAACAAAAAATTCATGAAAAAAGCCATCGAGCTTTCCGAAAAAAGTATGCGAACTGGCGGCGGTCCTTTTGGCGCAGTGATTGTGAAAGATGGCCAGGTAGTAGGAGAAGGCATGAACGGGGTTGTCCCCCTCAACGATCCAACAGCGCATGCCGAGGTCGTAGCCATACGCAATGCTTGCCAGAATCTTGCGACGTTTGACCTGTCTGGATCAGTGATATTCACGAGTTGCGAACCCTGCCCCATGTGCCTGAGCGCCATATGGTGGGCGCGCATTGAAAAAATATATTTCTGCAACACACGGGACGACGCAGCGGCAGCCGGATTTGACGATGCAGCCATCTACTGCGAGATATCAAAAAGCCTGCCAGAAAGAACCCTGCCCATCGAACAACTTTCGTGTGAAGGGGCATGCAAGGCTTTTCGCGACTGGCTGGGCAGCGAAAAAAAAGTAGCGTACTGA
- the dcuS gene encoding DcuS/MalK family sensor histidine kinase: MFVKLVIMVSLALCPPILLSHLASSYFISKYGFEQAEQTVSTVAQLSAEAPSVIEGMQSPLNSDVWLQMVDFLTMLTSVSNVKFIVLIDMDGNRIYHPETPKIGAHVVGGDEGNALQGKTYISSARGTFGFSQRAFRPVFDEHGKQIGAVIVGIMSKDIEKNVSRLTSPMTWLFSLALLIGVLLAVQLSRKIKKILFGLEPHQIARLLEERNAILSTVREGIIAINKSNRLVVVNEMAEKILRSAGVKGELLGRPVHEVVPSTRLDSILNEGKPEYDCEQNINGQVIMTNRAPIIIQGKTVGAVATFRDMTEMRALAERLTGLSNYAEALRSRSHEYLNKLHVISGLLRNKRYDELEEYLSDIIGSKIRETSSIKVNVQDPILVGLLESKFSRAHERNVTLSLGGSGVIPHLSSTGAHALVTVLGNLVDNAFDAVSYTQEKHIALTVHCDHGTLVITVADTGHGISEEHIQKIFSKGFSTKGAGRGIGLYMLLLTLDELDGSIEIDSRVGQGTAFTVHVPLSRLTDGGQA, translated from the coding sequence TTGTTTGTCAAACTTGTCATTATGGTCAGTCTGGCTCTCTGCCCTCCCATACTTTTGAGTCATCTGGCAAGTTCGTATTTCATTAGCAAATACGGCTTTGAGCAGGCGGAGCAGACGGTGTCCACCGTGGCGCAGCTTTCAGCGGAAGCTCCTTCCGTCATTGAGGGCATGCAGTCGCCTTTGAATAGCGACGTGTGGCTTCAGATGGTCGACTTTTTAACAATGCTCACCAGCGTATCCAACGTTAAATTTATTGTGCTTATTGATATGGATGGCAACCGCATCTATCACCCTGAAACGCCTAAAATAGGCGCTCATGTTGTGGGTGGAGATGAGGGAAATGCCTTGCAGGGTAAGACGTATATATCTTCTGCCCGCGGCACGTTCGGCTTTTCGCAGCGCGCGTTCAGGCCTGTATTTGATGAGCATGGCAAGCAGATTGGTGCTGTGATTGTTGGCATTATGTCTAAAGACATTGAAAAAAATGTCTCCCGGCTTACCAGCCCCATGACATGGCTGTTCAGCCTGGCGCTGTTGATAGGGGTGCTGTTGGCGGTACAACTTTCACGCAAAATCAAAAAAATTCTTTTTGGGCTTGAGCCACATCAAATTGCACGGCTTCTTGAAGAGCGCAACGCCATTTTGAGCACTGTTCGTGAAGGCATTATTGCCATTAACAAGAGCAACAGGCTTGTAGTTGTTAATGAGATGGCCGAGAAAATTCTTCGTTCCGCTGGAGTCAAAGGCGAGTTGCTGGGGCGGCCCGTGCATGAAGTGGTGCCGTCAACAAGGCTTGATTCCATTCTCAACGAAGGCAAGCCAGAGTACGACTGCGAGCAGAATATCAATGGTCAGGTCATCATGACCAACCGCGCCCCTATTATTATTCAGGGTAAAACTGTGGGAGCTGTGGCAACTTTTCGGGATATGACGGAGATGCGCGCCCTGGCGGAACGATTGACCGGCCTGAGTAATTATGCTGAAGCATTGCGCTCCAGGTCACATGAATATCTGAACAAACTACATGTTATTTCTGGCCTGCTGCGCAATAAACGCTATGATGAGCTGGAAGAGTATTTGTCGGACATTATCGGCAGTAAAATACGTGAAACTTCGTCTATCAAGGTTAATGTGCAAGACCCCATACTTGTGGGGCTTTTGGAAAGCAAATTCAGCCGTGCTCACGAACGTAACGTTACGTTGTCACTGGGCGGCAGTGGGGTTATTCCACATCTTTCTTCAACGGGGGCGCACGCTCTTGTGACTGTGCTTGGAAATCTTGTGGATAATGCTTTTGATGCCGTCAGTTACACACAGGAAAAACACATAGCCCTGACTGTGCACTGTGATCACGGCACTCTTGTTATAACTGTGGCGGATACAGGACATGGTATCAGCGAAGAGCATATACAGAAAATTTTTAGCAAGGGATTTTCAACCAAGGGAGCGGGAAGAGGCATTGGTTTGTATATGCTGCTTTTGACCCTTGACGAGCTTGATGGCTCTATTGAAATAGACTCTCGTGTGGGACAGGGGACAGCGTTCACCGTGCATGTTCCCTTGTCCAGGCTCACAGACGGAGGACAGGCGTGA
- a CDS encoding response regulator, whose product MIRTIIVEDDPMVADLAAGYLERIDGFCLDHIARSGEAGLELLQTCHVDLVLLDVFMPGMDGMELLRIIKSQFFHSDVIMITAAQNREDILKALRLGVADYIVKPFTFERFRESMLQFQEKRRLLLSPEVPMTQDILDRRIFIKKPEGVAGRPKGVDAQTLETVVSVLRKQVAPFSLKDIEQLTGISRISLKKYFDYLMEAGRLGSAKDYGGQGRPVTLYNWLG is encoded by the coding sequence GTGATTCGCACAATAATAGTTGAAGATGATCCTATGGTAGCCGATCTGGCTGCCGGATATCTAGAGCGCATTGATGGGTTTTGCCTTGACCATATTGCCCGCTCAGGCGAGGCCGGGCTGGAGCTGTTGCAAACGTGCCATGTGGATCTTGTGTTGCTTGACGTTTTTATGCCTGGCATGGACGGTATGGAGCTACTTCGCATTATCAAGTCTCAATTCTTCCACTCTGATGTCATTATGATCACGGCGGCACAGAACCGCGAGGATATTTTGAAGGCTCTGCGCCTTGGAGTGGCTGACTACATAGTCAAACCCTTTACTTTTGAGCGCTTTCGCGAATCAATGTTGCAGTTTCAAGAAAAACGCCGTCTGCTCTTGTCGCCTGAGGTCCCTATGACTCAGGATATTCTGGACAGGCGTATATTCATCAAGAAGCCCGAAGGGGTAGCAGGAAGGCCCAAGGGGGTGGATGCGCAAACCCTTGAAACAGTTGTGAGTGTTTTGCGGAAGCAAGTTGCACCATTCAGCTTGAAAGACATTGAGCAATTAACTGGAATTTCAAGAATTTCTTTGAAGAAGTATTTTGATTATTTAATGGAAGCTGGCAGGCTTGGCAGTGCCAAAGACTATGGTGGGCAAGGACGCCCCGTGACGCTGTATAACTGGCTTGGTTGA
- a CDS encoding DUF169 domain-containing protein: MPLSYKEMQDLLMRELRLYHYPIAVNFFKDQADVEAFKKKARYVEPVKPITFCQWEIAARMQGQTVLATKENLGCSNSHVSFGWKDIDDKEIKTQAKYCKDLAQAERFMRSKPRLPLNSIVAVSVAPLGDAVIQPDVVHFYCDNMQSYHLAIDYMAATDTHPLRPMVTMSSSACGGSVFTHLEQTMNMCPSCSGSYNSGKTERGELNVFIPGAHIGPTVERLMERIAQTGASSITRPGDPFPGADICKNCPLIVFKKSGKEPEACASCAKA; encoded by the coding sequence ATGCCCCTGAGCTATAAAGAAATGCAGGATCTGCTGATGCGGGAGCTGCGGCTGTATCATTATCCTATCGCTGTAAATTTTTTCAAAGATCAGGCTGATGTGGAAGCGTTCAAAAAGAAGGCCCGCTATGTTGAGCCCGTCAAGCCGATCACCTTCTGTCAGTGGGAAATAGCCGCCCGCATGCAGGGCCAGACCGTACTGGCGACCAAGGAAAATCTGGGCTGTTCCAACTCCCATGTCTCCTTCGGCTGGAAGGACATCGACGATAAAGAAATAAAAACACAGGCCAAGTACTGCAAAGACTTGGCGCAGGCCGAGCGCTTCATGCGTTCCAAACCCCGTCTGCCGCTGAACTCCATTGTTGCGGTGTCTGTCGCCCCGCTGGGGGATGCCGTCATTCAGCCAGATGTTGTGCATTTTTACTGCGACAACATGCAATCCTACCATCTGGCCATTGATTACATGGCGGCAACAGACACCCACCCCCTGCGCCCCATGGTGACCATGAGCTCATCCGCTTGCGGCGGGTCTGTATTTACGCACCTTGAGCAGACCATGAACATGTGCCCATCCTGCTCTGGCAGCTACAACTCTGGAAAAACCGAGCGCGGCGAACTGAACGTGTTCATACCCGGGGCGCACATTGGTCCTACGGTTGAGCGCTTGATGGAACGCATAGCCCAGACCGGGGCCTCATCCATAACACGTCCTGGCGATCCTTTCCCCGGCGCTGACATTTGTAAAAACTGTCCGCTGATCGTCTTTAAGAAAAGCGGTAAAGAACCTGAGGCCTGCGCCAGCTGCGCCAAGGCATAA
- a CDS encoding outer membrane homotrimeric porin → MNAKERKGLQRFKKTCMVALLAAGLLMGVAGGAKAIEFKAQGEWLVGFGLADATLSEHTRGPNHGAKEKTNDNDTFGAAQRLRLQLDAVASEALSGTVYFEIGTQNWGKSDEGGALGADGNNAIKLKNAYIDWLIPQTDARVRMGIQALALPNMAGGSSVLDADVAAVVANYKFNENVGLTAFWARPVNDNFNASTYGNGDSKAKSNYLDNMDLFAVSLPMTFDGVEVTPWAMYGMLGRNALRGLETIDDNEPWATNDGALGLTIPGLTPGFNYVNGTPLDSRTTSKQYGNMFWVGLPVGITMFDPLNIEFDVNYGYVESMGRFDVSKRGSDTDIVRGSTERQGFVVKALVEYKMDWATPGIFGWYGSGDDGNIKNGSERMPSIAGAGNFTSFIGDGNLAWGAGPGDVADWNMTYAGTWGIGGQLKDMSFLEDLKHTLRVAYWGGTNAPSMVKYMAEASSWSEGYGGDGPYLTTNDGLLEFNLINQWQIYENLEANLELGYVVNMIDQDTWKKDGYYSGGGNGSFDKKDAWKAQLVFAYSF, encoded by the coding sequence ATGAATGCCAAAGAAAGGAAAGGGTTGCAACGCTTCAAAAAGACCTGCATGGTGGCACTGCTTGCCGCTGGTCTGCTGATGGGCGTGGCCGGGGGGGCCAAAGCCATCGAATTTAAAGCTCAGGGCGAATGGCTTGTAGGCTTTGGCCTCGCTGACGCCACGCTGTCTGAACACACCCGTGGGCCCAATCACGGCGCTAAAGAAAAAACCAACGACAACGATACCTTTGGTGCGGCTCAGCGTCTGCGTTTGCAGTTGGACGCAGTGGCTTCTGAAGCCCTGTCCGGTACTGTGTACTTTGAAATTGGCACGCAGAACTGGGGCAAGTCTGATGAAGGTGGTGCTCTTGGCGCTGATGGCAATAACGCCATCAAGCTCAAAAACGCCTATATTGACTGGCTCATTCCCCAGACTGACGCGCGAGTGCGTATGGGTATCCAGGCTCTGGCCCTGCCGAATATGGCTGGTGGCTCTTCGGTTCTGGATGCTGACGTTGCTGCTGTTGTGGCCAACTATAAATTCAATGAAAACGTTGGCCTTACCGCTTTTTGGGCGCGTCCTGTCAATGACAATTTTAACGCCAGCACCTACGGCAATGGCGATAGCAAAGCCAAGAGCAACTACCTCGACAATATGGACCTCTTTGCCGTCAGCCTGCCTATGACTTTTGACGGTGTTGAAGTGACGCCCTGGGCCATGTACGGCATGCTTGGCCGTAATGCTCTGCGCGGCCTTGAAACCATAGACGACAACGAACCTTGGGCGACAAACGACGGCGCTCTTGGTTTGACCATTCCTGGCTTAACACCTGGGTTCAACTACGTTAACGGCACTCCGCTTGACTCACGTACTACCAGCAAGCAATATGGCAACATGTTCTGGGTTGGTTTGCCTGTGGGCATCACCATGTTTGATCCCCTGAACATCGAATTCGACGTCAACTACGGCTATGTGGAAAGCATGGGCCGCTTTGATGTCAGCAAGCGCGGCAGCGACACTGACATCGTGCGCGGCAGCACTGAGCGTCAGGGCTTTGTCGTCAAGGCATTGGTGGAATACAAAATGGACTGGGCTACTCCCGGCATCTTCGGCTGGTACGGCTCCGGTGACGATGGCAATATCAAGAATGGTTCTGAGCGCATGCCTTCCATCGCGGGCGCTGGCAACTTTACCTCTTTCATCGGCGACGGCAACCTTGCCTGGGGCGCTGGCCCCGGTGATGTTGCTGACTGGAATATGACCTATGCTGGCACCTGGGGCATCGGCGGTCAGTTGAAAGACATGAGCTTCCTTGAAGACCTCAAGCACACCCTGCGCGTGGCCTACTGGGGCGGCACCAATGCTCCCTCTATGGTCAAGTATATGGCTGAGGCTTCTTCCTGGAGCGAAGGCTATGGCGGCGATGGTCCTTACCTGACCACCAACGATGGACTGCTGGAATTCAACTTGATCAACCAGTGGCAGATCTACGAAAACCTGGAAGCCAATCTTGAACTGGGCTATGTGGTCAACATGATTGACCAGGATACCTGGAAGAAAGACGGCTACTACAGCGGCGGCGGCAACGGCAGCTTTGATAAAAAAGATGCCTGGAAAGCCCAGCTTGTTTTTGCATACAGCTTCTAG
- a CDS encoding squalene cyclase: MAHNGSSTLNSDVTHRFSHDNLHISLNDQFDSPQADAVIALLQHNHMNCKRIFIDVRQVHRPNPSAVDILKSSLLLNGFNKEQVIFKGKSGFDMAVSGNRVLIQQEKKHVCKGNCANCKCGHHKGGQHKHDHSHDDHHAHHGHTNHN, encoded by the coding sequence ATGGCGCATAATGGTAGTTCCACTTTGAACTCAGACGTTACTCACCGCTTCAGTCACGACAACCTCCACATCAGCCTCAACGATCAGTTTGATTCTCCTCAGGCCGATGCCGTAATTGCCCTCCTGCAGCATAATCACATGAATTGTAAACGCATATTCATTGATGTGCGCCAAGTTCACCGCCCCAATCCTTCAGCGGTGGATATTCTGAAAAGCTCTCTACTTCTCAACGGATTCAACAAAGAGCAGGTAATCTTTAAAGGCAAAAGCGGCTTTGATATGGCCGTTAGCGGCAATCGTGTGCTCATCCAGCAAGAAAAAAAGCACGTTTGCAAAGGCAACTGCGCCAATTGCAAATGTGGACATCATAAAGGCGGACAGCACAAACACGATCATTCACATGACGATCACCACGCTCATCATGGGCACACAAATCATAATTGA